One genomic segment of Gossypium arboreum isolate Shixiya-1 chromosome 3, ASM2569848v2, whole genome shotgun sequence includes these proteins:
- the LOC108476384 gene encoding alcohol dehydrogenase class-P codes for MSTAGQVIRCKAAVAWESGKPLSIEEVEVAPPQKDEVRIKILFTSLCHTDVYFWDAKGQNPLFPRILGHEAGGIVESVGEGVTDLKPGDHVLPIFTGECKECPHCLSEESNMCDLLRINTDRGEMINDGKSRFSINGKPIYHFLGTSTFSEYTVVHVGQVAKINPEAPLDKVCVLSCGMSTGFGATVNVAKPKKGQSVAIFGLGAVGLAAAEGARVSGASRIIGVDLNPSRFELAKNFGVTEFVNPKDHNKPVQEVIAEMTGGGVDRSVECTGSIQAMMSAFECVHDGWGVAVLVGVPNKDDAFKTHPVNLLNERTLKGTFFGNYKPRTDIPAVVERYMNKELELDKFITHSVPFSEINKAFEYMLAGEGLRCVIRMDA; via the exons ATGAGTACTGCTGGTCAAGTCATCCGTTGCAAAG CTGCGGTAGCATGGGAGTCGGGGAAGCCACTGTCAATAGAGGAAGTGGAAGTGGCACCACCGCAGAAGGATGAAGTCCGTATTAAGATACTCTTCACTTCTTTATGTCACACCGATGTCTACTTCTGGGATGCTAAG GGACAAAACCCTCTGTTTCCTCGCATACTAGGTCATGAAGCTGGAGG GATTGTGGAGAGTGTAGGTGAGGGGGTGACTGATCTAAAGCCAGGTGATCATGTTCTCCCCATCTTCACGGGGGAATGCAAGGAGTGTCCCCATTGCTTGTCAGAAGAAAGTAACATGTGTGATCTCCTCAGAATCAACACTGATAGGGGTGAAATGATTAATGACGGAAAATCCAGGTTTTCCATTAATGGGAAGCCTATCTACCACTTCCTAGGCACCTCTACTTTCAGTGAATACACTGTTGTCCATGTCGGCCAGGTTGCCAAGATCAATCCGGAGGCTCCGCTTGATAAAGTTTGTGTTCTAAGCTGCGGAATGTCCACAG GGTTTGGTGCCACTGTGAATGTAGCTAAACCCAAAAAGGGTCAATCCGTTGCAATATTTGGACTAGGTGCTGTCGGTCTTGCT GCTGCTGAAGGAGCAAGAGTTTCTGGGGCTTCCAGGATCATTGGTGTCGATTTGAACCCTAGTAGATTCGAACTAG CCAAGAACTTCGGTGTTACGGAGTTTGTGAATCCCAAAGATCACAACAAACCTGTTCAAGAG GTCATTGCTGAGATGACTGGTGGAGGAGTCGACCGCAGTGTTGAATGTACCGGGAGCATCCAGGCCATGATGTCTGCATTTGAATGTGTCCACGAT GGTTGGGGAGTTGCAGTGCTTGTGGGGGTTCCCAACAAAGACGATGCATTCAAAACTCATCCAGTGAATCTACTGAATGAAAGGACTCTCAAGGGTACTTTCTTTGGCAACTACAAACCTCGAACTGATATTCCTGCTGTCGTTGAGAGATACATGAACAAG GAACTTGAACTTGATAAGTTCATCACTCACTCTGTTCCCTTCTCTGAGATTAACAAGGCATTTGAGTACATGCTTGCTGGCGAGGGCCTGAGGTGCGTGATTCGCATGGATGCATAA